TGACCAGGCTGTTGAAGTCCCAATAGTCCTTCCAGACGGCGATCTTGCCATCGACCACCTTGTGGACGCTGACGAACCGCAGCAGCCCTTGTTCACCGGTGGCGAAGGTCCAGGTCTCGGAATGCTCGTACATTACATCTGATCCATCGGACAGCAGCAGCCCGTCATGGTTTTGGTAGTCGGCGAGCGGCTCCAGTCCGAGCTTCAGTCGCGTAACGATGTCGTCGGGACCACGCGCAGACAGCGCGGGCACCGGCATGTCGACGTAGAGGCAGTCCGGGCACAGAATCGTCTTGACGCCATCCCAATCCCGCCGGGCCAGGGCCCGCCACAGCCCCAACACCACATCGCCGGCCGCGGTCGCAGAAACATCTGTCATAACGGCCAATGACACGTGGTATCGGCGCTGGTGTCAACCCGTCGCGAGTCCGCACCACAGCGCCCGCGCATCAGATTTCGACACTGGGTCCTACCGACTATCCAAGCGCCACGCCGGCGCCGGAACCTTCAGGCGCACCACCGGTACCAGCCAACCGATTATCCGCTGACCCGGCCATCGAGCGGGCAATCCTCCTGTGGCTAGCTGCCGCCGGCGTTAAGCCGCGTGGGTCAGAAGATGACCGTCGGCCCCAGCTCAGCGGTAGCGACTTGAGCGCAAAGGACTTCGACGGGAATTTGATGTAGGGGGTGTAGCCCCGTGGCAGTTCGAAGTCCGGGATCTGTTTGAGCCACTCACCGACAACGATGGTCAATTCTGTTCGTGCCAGGTGGGAACCTAAGCAGCGGTGTGGTCCGCCTCCAAATCCCCAATGGCGGTGTACCTTTCCGTCCATGACCAGGTCATCGGTGGAGATCGCGTCGCTACCGTCCCGGTTGATCGCGGCTGTGCACAACCGCACCGGCGTTCCCGGGGGAAGCGTCATGCCACCCACGTTGACGAAATCGGTGGTAACCCGGGCCGCCAACGGCGCCGACGGCTCAAGCCGGACGATCTCTTCAATGAAAACCTTGATCTGCTCGGGTTTTTCGTCGAGCTGTCTGCGCAGTTGCGGTCGGCGCGCCAATTCGAACAGCGAGAAACCGAGCGCCGCGGCCACCGTGTCCAGACCGGACACAATCAGCAGTTGAGTCATCCCGAGCAGCTCTAGGTCACTGAGGTCGCCCGGACCGGCCATCACTTGCGACAACATGTCAGAACCCGGGTCTCGCCGACGCTGTCGGATGGCGTCGGTGAAATACGCCAATAGCTCATGACCGCCGGACTTGTCGGCCACAAAGGCGTCCTTCCACCCGATCACTTGATCCCGGTCCTCCAACGGCAGCCCGTAGAGGTCCATGAATACCTGATACGGGTAGAGGCGCGCGAAATCTGCCATGGCCTCACACTCGTTTCGACGGGAGAGGACACCGATCATTTCAGCGGCGTGGAGCTGCAGCACGGGCCGGTATTTACCCAACGTGTGCGGGCTGAAGTATGGTTGCAGAATCTTGCGGTAGCGGGTGTGCTCGGGGGGGTCGAATGCCGAAGGCAGTACCGGCACCGGGTTGCCTGGGGGCTGAAGCGCCAAATGTGCGGAGAAAAGATTTGGCTCGCCCAGCGCTGCCAGCACGTCTTCGCGACGGGTCAGGTAGTAAGCGCCGTTCATGAATACCACTGGTCCGGCGTCCCGTAACGTCTTCCATCCGACACCCCGGTCAGCGGCCATTGGTAGCGTGGAATGCTCCAGCCGGGGCAGGTGGAACGGGCGCGGCTGGCTTTCGCCAAGGCTGCATCCCGAGTGGATTCGCCCGGAATTGATTTCCGGTCGCCGCACTTCGAAACTCATTGCTGTCTCACCTGCCGTGCGGCGGGTCGGGCGGGTTGAGTGGCGCTTGCAAGCATGACTTTTCTCCAAGACATTGATGCGGGGAAATAGACCGACGTCGAGTGTCGTGTTGTCCCGTCGAACGGCTTGGCCCACTACCGCTGCAGGCAAATAATCAGGCAGGATCCTTGTGATTGCCTTCGCGCATCGAAAACCTCAGCGCTGGCGTAAATCGTTGCGCGCGTTGACCTCTTAAAGCCGAGCCTGATGGTGCGACGGGCCGGCACTGACCTATCAGCAGCGAACGACGCAGAGCTGGGACAAGGTATCTCGGTTAACCGCAGCGGCCGCGGATGCAGCCCGGTACACGACACCCGGCCGAAGCTCTGACGCAGCAGACCACGACGCCAACGCCAACAAACCCCCACGTCACAGGCTCCGGCAATGTAGCCGGAGAGAACCGGGGACGCAACGAGGACCCTGCGATCAGGGCAACGAAAAGGCTCAGCGCGGCGACGATTGCGATGGTCGACTGCCATCGTCGAGTTCTGCCAGTGCTCCCAAGTCCCACCGTGGCAAGACGGTACAAGATGAGGCGGGATTGCTACCTCAGCTAGCTGTGAAAACCGTCAAAGCCGGTGCGTGCTGCCGCCGCTGGTCTGTTTGCCGCCAATCGCCGTACCCGCCAGGGCCTGGCCACCCACTTAGCGACCAATCACTATGGCTGCGTTGTCGAGAACTCGGTGGCGGGAGCCCTCAACACCGGTAGGCAGGCCGCGGCACCGAGATTGTGCCGATCGACATCCGCAACCACCCCGCGTCGTGCCGCACGGTCGGCTCTGATCACCTCAGCCGCAGCGCTACTGAGCGGCGAGCGTGCGGGCCGGCCCCAAGGTGACCGGCAACGTCGACCAGCCCCGTAACACTCGGGTGTCGCGCCTGCTTCCGGCGCCGGCGGCCCGCACTTCGGGGAAGCGCTCGAAGAACGTGCGCAGCCCGACTTCGCCCTCGGCGCGGGCAAGCGCGGCGCCAAGGCAGAAGTGACGGCCGGTGGAGAACGCGAGATGCTTGCCCGCATTGGGACGTTCGATGTCGAAATGATCCGGGTCGGGGAACACCGACGGATCGCGGTTGGCCCCCGCCAGACAAATCAGCACCATTTCACCGCGTCTGACCGGCACGCCGGCCATCTCGACGTCGGTGCGGGCCACCCGCGCGGTGAGTTGGACCGGCGAATCCAACCGTAAGATCTCTTCGACCGCGTTCGGCCACAGCTCAGGACGCTGGCGCAGGGTGTCCAGATGCTCGGGCATGTCCAGCAACATCCGAATTCCGTTGCCCAACAGGTTGACTGTGGTTTCAAAGCCGGCGACCAACACCAGCCCCGCGACCGCATGTAGCTCGTCGTCGTCGAGATGCGTTTCCGGGTCCCCACTTTCGGCCGTGCGGATCAGCTGGCTCATCAGGTCGTCGCCGGGGGCTCGTCGCAGCTGTTCGAGATGCGATACGAGCCAGGCGTTGAACCCTTTCACACCGCGCTGCACGCGCTGGTATTGCCGGTAGGGCACGCCGATATCCAGGCTGGGCGCGGCCAGTTCGCCGAATTCCAGGACCCGTCGGCGGTCGTGGGCCGGCACCCCTAAGATTTCGCTGATCACCGCGATCGGCAGCTGGGAACAATACCGGCCGACGACGTCGACCACACCGGGTTGGGCGGCAAGCTGATCCAACAGACTGATGGCGGTCTGCTCGACCCGATCACGCAGTGCGGCAACGGCCCGCGCGGTGAACACCGCCGACACCGTCTTGCGATAGCGGGTGTGATCGGGCGGCTCTACCGCCAGCAGCGACGGCGGGCGCAGCGGGTGCAGCTGATTATCACGGGTACGGCGCTCCAGCCATCGCAGCGCTGCCGGCAGGTTCTCGCCGAGGGAGATGACCTGGAAGTCGTCGGAGCGCAAGATGTCGTGGCCGAGCTGATGGTCGACGGTCAGGCAGTTGACTCGGGTCCGCACCAAGCGGCCGTGGCGGCGCAGCTCGTCGTAGAACGGCACCGGGTTAGCGGCAACGGCCGGGTCGGCGATCAGCCGGGCCTGTAGTTCACCTCGTCGAACGCCGACGTCGGCCATGCCGCGGATCAGCCCGTGCAACGCCAGCCAGTGCAGTCGGTCCTTCACCGCTCCTCCATCCCGTTGCGGGCCAGGGCGCTTTGCGACCCAGCCTAAGCTAAGCCCGTCGGGTCGGGACGCGCGTGACGTTTCAACAGTCGGCGACGATCTTGAAGTCCGTGGTCACGACCTTGTTGGGGTTGCTGTTGCCGATGCCGTAGGCGCTGCCGGTGATGGTGTAGGTGCCGCGGGACAGGTCGGCATGGGCCTGGCCCACCCCGCCTTCCCAGAAGCTGCCGTTGAACCCGTCGACGTTGCGGATCTTGACCCATTGTGGGATCACCCGTTCACCGCTGACCAACACCACGGCCTGGACGTGTCCGTCGCGGTCACGGATGTCGATAGTCCGGTAGGTCTGCTCCTGGCTGCATGCGGCCGGACGCGTGGTGCGTGTATATCCATCGATTGTCAGATGTGCGGCCTTGCGGGGTACTGTCTGCGCCTCGGCGCACCCGGAAAGGCCCGCGACCACGACCACGGCAATCACTGCCACCCTTACCAACCGGCTTCGCACCAGCCACCTCCGTTGTGGGCCTTGTGGGCCTTGTGGGCCTTGTGGACGTTGTGGACATTGCGGGCCCGAGCCTTGTGCACGAAACTTTACTGCTGCCCCGGCTGCAGCCTGGGCAGGGCTTTGATGATGAGACGCCGGACGAATTCCGGACTAACCCCCTTGAGCCGGTCGATCCACCGGATGCTTTGGGGCACATACCAATGCAATCTGGTGGGGTGCTGGTAGGCTCGCCAGGCCGCCTCGGCGACGCTGGTCGCGGGCATCAGCCGGAACATGCCCTTCTTGGGAGCGGCGGCACGGATCTGCTGCGCCGAAAGCGTAGGCGCGCCCTCCTCGGAATGCTGGCGCGTCGAGGTGAGAATCGCGGTGTCGATCAGACCGGGTAACACGTCGGCCACCCGCACACCATGCCGCTGCCACTCCACGCTGAGCGCCTCGGTCAACCCTTTGACCGCGTGCTTGGTAGCCGAGTAGACGGCAAGTCTCGGCATGCCATACGTGGCCGAAGACGAGGACGTCGAGAACATCAGGCTGCCGGGGATCTTCTTCAGGTAGGGCAGCGCGCCGTAAGCCCCGGTCAGCACCGCCTTGAAGTTGATATCGACGACCCGCATCGCGACGTCATACGGTACGTCCTCGAACCACCCGCCTTCGCCGATGCCGGCGTTGTTCCACATCATGTCGAGCGCGCCGCCGGTGTTGCCGGCGCAAAAGTCGGCGAGCGCCGAGTCGAGCGCGGCCTTGTCGGTCACGTCGACCACTCGTGTCCACAACCCGGCGCCGAGCTCGCCGCTCAGGGTTGCCAGACCGGCGTCGTCGCGATCCACCGCACCGACGCGCCAGCCCTTGGCGTGGAAGAGCCTTGCCCCTTCACGGCCCATTCCACTACCGGCGCCGGTGATGAATATCGACTTCATACGATCCGGTAGAGCCCGCCCTCAGTCGGCTTCGACGACATCTTTGATACGGTGCAGCGTCTTGGTCATGTCCCGGATGTTGCGGCGCTTGCGCAACCAGCCACCGAACGCCCAGTAATACACGGTCGTTAACACCGAAGGGGTGAGCCGGAACGACTCGGTGACATCGGTGCCATCGCCCGCCGGGGCGAGCCGGTAGTGCCAATTGTTGACCGATCTACCGCCGGCCATCACAGCAAACCCGAACTCACGAGGGCGCTCACACGCCGTCACCTTGCACACCGTCCAGTAGACGGGACCGATCTCGTTGCGCCGGACGTGTCCGCGGAATCGGGCGCCGAGTGCTGGGCCGGTCGCACCGTCGAGCCACTCGGCCTCGAACGTTTCGGGTGAAAACCGTCCGGTGTTGCGAATATCGGCGATTAAGTCCCAGATCTTTTCCGCCGGGGCCGCCATGTGAACCGTTGCCGAACCCTCCATAGCATGATCCAATCACGTCCCTGTAACGCTGGGAACGGAAACACCGATATTCACTGATGCGGTGTGAATAGCGAGATGATCTCAGTCACCGTCTGTTGCAGCTGCCGTACCGGCTTGGGCAACACCACGGGCACGGGCGGCAGACCGCCGGCACTGGCGCACTTCGGCCACGCGGCGGGTCCCTGGCCGGCTAGAACTCTGTTGGCCACGGCGATTTGTTGCTGCTTAGAGGCGGTCGCGGGGTTACCGACGCCGCCGTACTCGTCCCACGTGGCTTGCTTGAACTGGAGTCCGCCATAGGCGCCGTTGCCGGTGTTGGCGGTCCAGTTGCCACCCGACTCGCACTGCGCCACAGCGTCCCAGTTCATGACGTCGGCGTGGGCGATGCCGGTGGATAGTGACATCGAAGCTGCGACGAGTGCTGCGGCCGTGGCGGACTTGATGAGGGGCTTTGCGATGCGTGTCATGTCCGGCATTTCGGCGGCCGTGGCTAAAGCGTTACCGCCTAGAAAAACTTATGAAATTGGTTAGCCGCCGCATTGTGATTTGCGCAAACGACGTCCGGCCGGGCGAATCAAACCACCGGCGGGTCTGGGTGTACGGGTCACGCTGTGGCCTCGGATCACCCGTTGACAACGACTGTCCAAGCGGGGAGCCCGCGTTGACTCGTCGGGCGCGCTGGCGATTCGGCAGGCGCATGCCGACGACTCCAGCAAACTTCGCGAGGCCACAATCTGAGACAAAGTCTTAGTTTTGGGCACCTCGGGCACCGGCCCTGACGCCGACCGCTCGCGGGTCGGCCGATGGGGTGGTCAGGCCTGCAGCCCGCGACCCGGCCGCCGGGTTGGCCGCCCCCGGATGGATGTTGCTGAGATTGGCTGTTGACTCAGGTTTCGTTTGCGGAAGACCCGCAGGCTCGGTCCGGAAGTTCTTGCATCGCGGCATATGACAGTCGACGATGTCGGGGTGGCCGCTGAAGCCGCACCCGTTCGTGAGCCGACCTGGACCGTCGCGCGGTCCGTCTCGCCGGTCAGTTGTCCGTCGTGTATCGGCGGCCTGATCGCCGGCATCTCCGGAGGTGACCAGTCGGCTGATGGTTCGGCACGCGGCTGCTAGCGCAGATTGGTTGCGGGCCCGAGGGATTCGGGCCGTACTCGCCGCTGCGCTGGTGACGTGTTTGTTGCTCGGTGGGGCTGTCCTGCTGGTGGCGAATCGCGATCGTGCTTCGTCCGCCAACTCTCTCGAGCACCCCGTCCGCCCCCTCGACGACGCCGCGACCGAGGCCCAGGTTGTCGACAAGGCAAAACAGATCGTCGAGATCGCAGGACTTCGGACGACCACCGCCGGGTACCTCTTGATGTCGTGCAAGAACCGCGACGATCCGCCCTATCAAGGGACGGTCTACCTGACCTTCGCGCTGCCCGCCGAGACACCTGCCGACCGGTACTTTCGCGACGTCATGGCGGCGCTGGTCAGCCACGGCTGGACCGAGGGGCTGCCGCCCAACGACCAGGTGTTCGGCCGGACTCTGTCCCACGACGACGTCACGGTGATCATCTACCGTCACCGTGACGAAGTCGGCGCGGGCGTCCTGCGGCTGTACGGTCAGTGCCGCAACATCAATGATCACCGCCGCGACGGCACCGCTTGGGTCGACATCACCAGCCAGTTCGGTGCGGGCAGGTAGACCGGCTGGTTGTACGCACCGGACCAGCCGTCAAGGTGCCGAACACACTACTGGGCTTGACGGCGTCGTGCCGTCAAGCCCAGTAGCTTAAGCGTTGCGCGATCAGCGGGCGCCGAGGCTGGCCTGCAGGTCACCCTTCATAGCGTTGAGCTGCGCGCCCCAGTACTCCCAGCTGTGCGTGCCGTTGGCGTCCAAATTGAACACGGCGTTGTGGCCGCCCGCGGCGTTGTAAGCGTCCTGGAATTTCAGGTTGCTGCTGCGAACGAAGTTCTCCAGGAATTCGGCCGGAACATTGGCACCGCCCAACTCGGACGGGGTGCCGTTGCCGCAGTAGATCCACAGGCGGGTGTTGTTGGCGACCAGCTCGGGAATGTGCAGCGACGGGTCGTTACGCTGCCAGGCCGGGTCACTTGAGGGTCCCCACATATCGGAGGCCTTGTAACCGCCGGCGTCACCCATCGCCAGGCCGATCAGGGACGGCCCCATGCCCTGGGAGGGGTCCATCAGGGCCGACAGTGAACCCGCGTAGATGAACTGCTGCGGGTGGTAGACCGCCAGGATCAGGGCCGAGGAGCCGGCCATCGAGATGCCGACCGCGGCGCTTCCGGTGGGCTTGACACTCCGGTTCGCGGACAGCCATTGCGGCAGCTCGCTGGTGACGAAGGTTTCCCACTTGTAGGTCGTGCAGCCGGCCTTGCCGCAGGCCGGGCTGTACCAGTCACTGTAGAAACTGGACTGTCCGCCTACCGGCATGATGACCGACAGGCCCGATTGGTAGTACCACTCGAAGGCCGGGGTGTTGATGTCCCAGCCGTTGTAGTCGTCTTGAGCGCGGAGACCGTCGAGCAGGTACACCGCCGGCGAGTTATCCCCGCCGCTTTGGAATTGAACCTTGATGCTGCGACCCATCGCAGCCGACGGCACCTGGAGGTACTCCACCGGCAGGCCGGGCCGGGAGAACGCTCCCGCGGTCGCCGCTCCGCCGGCGAGTCCGACCAGGCCAGGAAGGGCCGCAGCAGCGGCCGCGCCGACCAGAAGGCGTCGGCCCCACGCCCGAATCTTCCCGCTCACGTCTGTCATACCCTGCCCCTTGTCCGTATGTGCTCGCGTGCTCCCGGCAGAACTTACCGTGTGAGTAGGGCAAATGTCGATCGGGACGCGAAGTCATTCCATTTCGATATCGGTTACCCCCGCCGACACAGCAACTGTGCTATGCGAGCCGGCGACGGACTCACCGCTTCCCCCGTTGCCCCGTTGCGGTCCGGAAAATCCGAGAGCGCAAACGAGTGCTAGGCACCCGGAGCAGGGCAGAAGGCGGCAGGCGGGGAGCGGTAGAAAGAATAGTTAACCGATGCGGCACGTCGGACCTCGACACGCCGGAAGTAGCTCGAGCAACGTTTCGCGGGTTTACCCCGGGCCTGTGCCCAGACGACCGGAAAGCCCGGCGCCGGTGCATCCGGTGCAAGTCTGCGACGGCGTCCGGCGGTCCGAGCGCCATGTCCATTTCATGTGAGTCACCTGGCGGTTTGCCCTCCGGCGAAGCCGAACTTACGCCGACCGCGTAGTCTCTGTCAGGCAAGCCGATGGAGACAACGATCCTCCGGGATCTTCCGGGCTATCCGGTCCGTTCCGGCGCTCAGGCACCAGCACACCAGGTCCCTCGGTGTATGCGGGTGCGACGGCGTTGGCTCGAGGCGCCTGACGAACCGGGAACGATTCGGGAACGATTGAGGTGCGAAATTTTGGAGACGGTACTTGGGCTGTCAGTGACGCCGACCGCACTGGGTTGGGTCCTGGCTGAAGGGCACGGCGCAGAAGGCACCATCCTGCATCATCACGAAATGCAGCTGCGCGGTGGCCGCGGAGTGGGCATCGTCCATGCCGCGGAACAGGCGGCGGCGGAAGTCATTCGTGCGGGGGAATTGGCAGCCGAGGCCGGCCACCGTTTACGTGTCGTCGGCGTGACGTGGAACGACGAAGCTTCCGCCCAAGCCGCGTTACTGGTCGAGGCCTTGACCGACGCCGGATTCGACAACGTGGTACCGGTTCGGCTGCTCGATGCCGTCGAGACGCTGGCCGAGGCGGTCGCACCGGTCATCGGATACGAACAGACCGCGGTGTGCATCCTCGAGCACGAATGGGCAACCGTCGTCATGGTTGACACCCGCGACGGAAAGACGCAAACAGCAATCAAACATGTCCGTGGTGGTTATGACGGGCTGACCTCGTGGCTGACCGGAATGTTCGACCGCAGTGCGTGGCGTCCGGCCGCCGTGGTGGTGGTGGGTTCCGACCTTGACATCAGCGACTTTTCCTGGCAACTCGAAACCGCGCTGCCGGTACCGGTTTTCGCACAGACCATGGCGCAGGTGACAATCGCGCGAGGCACGGCGCAGGCGGCGGCCCGAACCACCGAGTTCACCGACGAGCGACTGGTGGCAGACACCGGTGAGGCCATCGCCGTGTCCAAGCGGTCACGCCAATATACCGGAGCTGCAACCACTTTGGCGGCGGCTGCGGTTACCTTCGTGGCTTCGGTGTCGCTGGCAGTTGGCCTGCAACTGACTCCGGACAGGCACTCCGAAACGGCACTGCGCTCCGTACCCACATCGACAGCGGAAATCGCTGAGGCAGTTGCGACAGCAGCTTCGGTGCCCGCGAGTGCCCAGCTGCCCACTCCTCATCCGGAGCCCGCGACAGAGCGGGAGCCCATCCAGCTCACTTCCGGTGAAGAGCTTACCGACACCATCACCGAGCAGCCGAACGATGTTGCGTCGCAACCGAGTCCGAGCGATGGATCGCCGCTGTTGACCCGGGTGCTCAAGCACATTCCCGGCACCTACGGCGACACCGGCATGGAGCCGCCGGAGTAGTCGAACTGCCGAATCGACGATCGGATGGTTTTGTCGCCGGTGCGGGTCTGACGGCGGACGCTGGCTGCAGCGCCAACCCCGCATCGGAGTGTCAACCGTTCTTGGGCCGAACCGCGCGAAAAGAAACGGTCACCTCGTCGGCGACCTGCAACGAGCCCATCAATAGCGAATAGGGCTTCACCCCGTAGTCGGACTGGCGAACCGTCGATTCGGCAGACATCGCCCAGGAGTCACCAAGATCCTCGGCGCGCAGGTCGATCACGTGCTGACGCGACTTGCCCCGGATCTGCAGCTGTCCGGTGAGGCGGTAACCGTCCTCGGTCTTGTCAATCTCTGATGCGCTGTACCGGATACCCGGAAAGCGACCGGCGTTGAGCGACTTCAGCGCATTTGCCCGGACCAGGGCCTTCTCCGGCCCGGACAGGCTCTTGACACCACCCTCGCCGCGCAGCACCTCCAGCGAATCCACTTCCACGGCAAGCTCTGCGGTGGCGGGTTCATCAGCCACCCAGCTCACCGTGGCCTGCCAGCGAGTCATAGCGATGGTGAGCCGATGGCCCATTCGGGCGGCTCGCCCCGCGACACCGGTAAGAACGATCAACTCACCGCCGGATGGGTCCAGCGTCCACACCGTGTCGCTCACGTCACGACTCTATTAGACCTCACACGCGTCGATACGACACCCTCGACACCATCGAGGAACTATCCGGTCAACCAACCGGCGGCCACGACGACGGTCG
The nucleotide sequence above comes from Mycobacterium pseudokansasii. Encoded proteins:
- a CDS encoding nuclear transport factor 2 family protein: MTDVSATAAGDVVLGLWRALARRDWDGVKTILCPDCLYVDMPVPALSARGPDDIVTRLKLGLEPLADYQNHDGLLLSDGSDVMYEHSETWTFATGEQGLLRFVSVHKVVDGKIAVWKDYWDFNSLVSFAPPNHFENLANADTSWVFDATALV
- a CDS encoding cytochrome P450, with product MKDRLHWLALHGLIRGMADVGVRRGELQARLIADPAVAANPVPFYDELRRHGRLVRTRVNCLTVDHQLGHDILRSDDFQVISLGENLPAALRWLERRTRDNQLHPLRPPSLLAVEPPDHTRYRKTVSAVFTARAVAALRDRVEQTAISLLDQLAAQPGVVDVVGRYCSQLPIAVISEILGVPAHDRRRVLEFGELAAPSLDIGVPYRQYQRVQRGVKGFNAWLVSHLEQLRRAPGDDLMSQLIRTAESGDPETHLDDDELHAVAGLVLVAGFETTVNLLGNGIRMLLDMPEHLDTLRQRPELWPNAVEEILRLDSPVQLTARVARTDVEMAGVPVRRGEMVLICLAGANRDPSVFPDPDHFDIERPNAGKHLAFSTGRHFCLGAALARAEGEVGLRTFFERFPEVRAAGAGSRRDTRVLRGWSTLPVTLGPARTLAAQ
- a CDS encoding lipoprotein LpqH, which produces MRSRLVRVAVIAVVVVAGLSGCAEAQTVPRKAAHLTIDGYTRTTRPAACSQEQTYRTIDIRDRDGHVQAVVLVSGERVIPQWVKIRNVDGFNGSFWEGGVGQAHADLSRGTYTITGSAYGIGNSNPNKVVTTDFKIVADC
- a CDS encoding SDR family oxidoreductase — protein: MKSIFITGAGSGMGREGARLFHAKGWRVGAVDRDDAGLATLSGELGAGLWTRVVDVTDKAALDSALADFCAGNTGGALDMMWNNAGIGEGGWFEDVPYDVAMRVVDINFKAVLTGAYGALPYLKKIPGSLMFSTSSSSATYGMPRLAVYSATKHAVKGLTEALSVEWQRHGVRVADVLPGLIDTAILTSTRQHSEEGAPTLSAQQIRAAAPKKGMFRLMPATSVAEAAWRAYQHPTRLHWYVPQSIRWIDRLKGVSPEFVRRLIIKALPRLQPGQQ
- a CDS encoding SRPBCC family protein, producing MEGSATVHMAAPAEKIWDLIADIRNTGRFSPETFEAEWLDGATGPALGARFRGHVRRNEIGPVYWTVCKVTACERPREFGFAVMAGGRSVNNWHYRLAPAGDGTDVTESFRLTPSVLTTVYYWAFGGWLRKRRNIRDMTKTLHRIKDVVEAD
- a CDS encoding transglycosylase family protein translates to MTRIAKPLIKSATAAALVAASMSLSTGIAHADVMNWDAVAQCESGGNWTANTGNGAYGGLQFKQATWDEYGGVGNPATASKQQQIAVANRVLAGQGPAAWPKCASAGGLPPVPVVLPKPVRQLQQTVTEIISLFTPHQ
- the ag85B gene encoding diacylglycerol acyltransferase/mycolyltransferase Ag85B, whose translation is MTDVSGKIRAWGRRLLVGAAAAAALPGLVGLAGGAATAGAFSRPGLPVEYLQVPSAAMGRSIKVQFQSGGDNSPAVYLLDGLRAQDDYNGWDINTPAFEWYYQSGLSVIMPVGGQSSFYSDWYSPACGKAGCTTYKWETFVTSELPQWLSANRSVKPTGSAAVGISMAGSSALILAVYHPQQFIYAGSLSALMDPSQGMGPSLIGLAMGDAGGYKASDMWGPSSDPAWQRNDPSLHIPELVANNTRLWIYCGNGTPSELGGANVPAEFLENFVRSSNLKFQDAYNAAGGHNAVFNLDANGTHSWEYWGAQLNAMKGDLQASLGAR
- a CDS encoding DUF7159 family protein, which codes for METVLGLSVTPTALGWVLAEGHGAEGTILHHHEMQLRGGRGVGIVHAAEQAAAEVIRAGELAAEAGHRLRVVGVTWNDEASAQAALLVEALTDAGFDNVVPVRLLDAVETLAEAVAPVIGYEQTAVCILEHEWATVVMVDTRDGKTQTAIKHVRGGYDGLTSWLTGMFDRSAWRPAAVVVVGSDLDISDFSWQLETALPVPVFAQTMAQVTIARGTAQAAARTTEFTDERLVADTGEAIAVSKRSRQYTGAATTLAAAAVTFVASVSLAVGLQLTPDRHSETALRSVPTSTAEIAEAVATAASVPASAQLPTPHPEPATEREPIQLTSGEELTDTITEQPNDVASQPSPSDGSPLLTRVLKHIPGTYGDTGMEPPE
- a CDS encoding YceI family protein, with translation MSDTVWTLDPSGGELIVLTGVAGRAARMGHRLTIAMTRWQATVSWVADEPATAELAVEVDSLEVLRGEGGVKSLSGPEKALVRANALKSLNAGRFPGIRYSASEIDKTEDGYRLTGQLQIRGKSRQHVIDLRAEDLGDSWAMSAESTVRQSDYGVKPYSLLMGSLQVADEVTVSFRAVRPKNG